ACAGTCGAGGACCGACAGGGCGCGGGCGACGGTCTGCACACCGGAGGCTTCCACGATGGCGACGGTAACACAGGCGATCGGCACACCGACGGCGATCTGTTCCAATATCTGGAAAGTGAGCGCCCTGCGACTTTGGCTCACGGCGCGCGAAAACCTGGACTGCCGAACCTGATTCACCAGTACCGCGCTATTTCCGGCCCGGATACACCCAGTAGGAATGATCCGTCAAGCCTTCCGATCTACGGAAAGCATTACCTCGTACCGAATCCCGTGCGGACCTACTGTCGCTGGGTAGTCGCTCGACTTCGGGCCATGAATTCGGAAGAGGTGCTCCACGATGTTCCGCACGCGCAGGCCACACGGTTGGCGACTGGCGCTCGCGCTCGCTCCCGTCGTCGCGGTGGTGGCGGCATGTGGCTCCGGAGCCGCCACCGACACCGGTCCGGGCAGTGAGCTGGTGCTGAAGGTGGCCGATCCCGGCAATTCGGGCCCGCTGGCGGTGGCCAAGCGGGACGGGATCTTCGACAAGGCCCTGGCCCCACTCGGCGCGAAGGTCGAATGGGTCACCACCACACCGGGTTTCAGCTCCATGCTGAAGCTGTTCAACACCCGCCAGCTCGACGTGTCGGGGGCCGCGTTCAGTCCCGTCGTCGGCGCACTGTCCAAGGATGTGGCGGTACGGATCGTGGCGGTGCAGGATCCGGCGGGCAAGGACCAGAGCGGCATCATCGCCACCAAGGAGTCCGGCATCCACTCGGTGACCGATCTGGTCGGCAAGCGGGTCGCGGTGAATCCGGCGGCGAAGGGTGAGTACATCCTGCTCAAGGCCCTGGCCCAGGCCGGAGTGCCGGCCGGCACCGTGACGCGGGTTCCGTTGCAGCAGAAGGACGCCGCCTCCGCGTTCGCCACCGGAAAGGTCGACGCATGGGCCTCGTTCCTGGTGCCCTATCAGGAGGCCAAGGCCAAC
The genomic region above belongs to Nocardia spumae and contains:
- a CDS encoding NrtA/SsuA/CpmA family ABC transporter substrate-binding protein is translated as MFRTRRPHGWRLALALAPVVAVVAACGSGAATDTGPGSELVLKVADPGNSGPLAVAKRDGIFDKALAPLGAKVEWVTTTPGFSSMLKLFNTRQLDVSGAAFSPVVGALSKDVAVRIVAVQDPAGKDQSGIIATKESGIHSVTDLVGKRVAVNPAAKGEYILLKALAQAGVPAGTVTRVPLQQKDAASAFATGKVDAWASFLVPYQEAKANGGVEIATEQSIGSKDNTVVVFRTEILDKRPEVAAKYLEVLQGLTAQQHDNPTAFENVFEQSGPRALSGARLADALRVDGEATIPRLPRDSDAADLADVVNLFADNGVISRTVTAADIFYDLRAKLSPDQLAAVQKGR